AACGAAAGAAGGCACGAGCTACTATTGGGAGGATAGCTCGTGCCTTCTTCTTTTTTTCGTTTAGGCTAGGTGTGTGCTAGCCTACCTTATGAATGAGGTGGTAGTCAAATGGTTCAAAGCATAATGAATATTGTTGAGTTTTTACATGCTAGCAGCTAGGTATCCTGCAACGGTGGAATCATGCAAAAAGTCTAAATACTCTTTTGAACTTACATACACTATAACGCAAAAACAGCACAAAAATGCCATTTTAATAGAACTGTAAATGATATGTAAAGTATAAAAAATGGTATAAAACCCATTGTATCAATGTTTATGGGCGATTACAGGAAATTGCCCTTGTCATTTTATGAATATTGTATGACAAATATATGACGTATGTGACGAACGATTTAAGATTTTCGTAAGGTTGGACGCAGTTTGCTGTAAGGTTTGCGCGGTATAGTAAAAGCAACAACAAAACGAGGTGTTTGACATGACGACAATCTTACAAGTAAACAATGTGTCAAAGGTGTACGGCAAAGGCCAAGCTACTTTTGAAGCGCTGAAAAATATTACATTTGATATTGAACAAGGGGAATTCGTGGGGGTAATGGGTCCTTCAGGTGCTGGGAAATCTACATTACTAAACGTTTTAGCGACTATTGACTCCGCTTCTAGTGGCGACATTGTAATCGACAACGCCAATATTGCGAAAATGAAGGAAGAAAAGCTCGCCGATTTTCGCCGCGATCATTTAGGCTTCATCTTCCAAGACTATAACTTGCTCGATTCTTTGACAGTGCGTGAAAATATCGTGCTACCGCTGGCGATTGCCAAAGTAAAGCCAGCACAAATTAAAGAGCGCGTTGAAACGATTGCCGCACAGTTTGGGATTAAAGGCTTACTCGATAAATATCCATATCAAATTTCAGGTGGGCAAAAGCAGCGTACAGCAGCCTCACGCGCACTTGTTACAGCACCGAAAATGATTTTTGCTGATGAACCAACTGGGGCACTCGATTCAAAATCGGCTACAGATCTACTCGAAAGCATGAGTAAATTAAATGCACAGCAAAACGCAACGATTATGATGGTTACACATGATGCGTATGCCGCAAGCTTTTGTCAACGCATTTTGCTTATTAAAGATGGTGAGTTATCGAAGGAGCTATTTCGCGGTACGAAATCAAGGAAGCAGTTTTTCCAATTTATATTAGAAGAATTAGCAGCAACGGATGGTGATATGCATGACATTATTTGATTTGGCATTAAAAAACATTCGCCGCAATATGAAAAGCTACTCACTTTATCTTGGCTCGATGGTCTTTAGTATTTGTATTTACTTCACATTTGTCACGTTGAAATTTAGCGACGATTTTGCTGACGGCGGTTCGATGATTAGTACGCTTATGAATGTGTCTTCGGTAATGCTTATTATTTTTGTTGCAATTTTTATTGCCTATTCGAATTCATTTTTTATGAAAAAGCGTAAAAAAGAAGTCGGCCTGTATTCATTACTGGGTGTTCGCAAAAAGCAAATTGGTTTTTTATTGTTTTTCGAAAATATGGTGATTGGGATGTTTTCATTAATTGTCGGTATTTTGCTAGGGTTCTTTGCTTCGAAGGGCATTTTAGCAATATTAATTCAGTTAATGAATTTAGATATTGTTTCAAGTTTTACATTTTCGGGTGAGGCAGTTCGTCAGACGATGTTGCTATTTATGATCATCTTCTTCCTCACATCATTGCAGGGTTACTTTGTTATTTATCAATTTAAGTTAATTGACTTGTTCCATGCAGAAAAAAAGGGTGAGGCGCTGCCAAAAGCGAAGGCGATTGCTGCTATTTTAGGGGTGGCGATGATTGGCGCAGGCTATTATTTAGCCTCTGTCGATATGTCGACTTCGCAGGCTTGGAAAATGCTTGGAATTATTACGACACCGCTGATTATCGTTCTACTCGTTGTGTTTGGGACATACTTATTATTCCATAGCGTAACGGTATTCATATTATCGAAAATGAAAAAAAATAGCCACTTTGCATGGCGCGGCTTAAATTTAATGACTGTATCGCAAATGCTGTATCGTATTCGTGGAAATGCGAAAACGTTAACATTAATTGCGATTTTGAGTGCGACGACCATAACAGCGGGTGGAGCAGTATTTGGTCTTTATTACAACATTGGAAAAGAAGCACAAAAATATGCTCCAAATACGTTTATGTGGCAGGGTAATTCTGTAAATATACAATCGGACGCAATAATATACAACGAAAATATAGAGGTTAAAAACAGCGATTTAAACATATACAATGACGTGTATAACTATGCGTTTATTAAATTATCTCAGTATAATAAAATGGCTTCTTTGCAAGGGAAGGAAGCGTTGACGTTGTTGGGAAATGATGCGTTTATTATGGATAGCTTTTACGATGCGCGTTTTTCTGATGATTACACAGGGAAGACCATGCAAGTAGGCGAACAAACATTTACGATTGAAAGCTTTTCAGATGAGTCGATGTTTAATACGCCATCACTATTTGTCGTAGCGGTTGTAACTGACGATGCATACGAAGCCATTCAAGGTGAGGCAGTTTCGTATCAAATGGTTGAAATGAAGGATGAAAAAAATCAGTTAGCAGTATCTGAAAAAATCCGCGAGCAAATCGGGGAGAGTGAAACCTTCTCAAGCCATCCTGCAATCTATCAATCAATGGTGCAATCCTATGGGGCGCTACTGTTTGCTGGGAGCTTTTTGGGCTTAGTATTTCTTATGGCAATGGGGAGCGTTATTTACTTCAAAATGATTACCGATGCCGAGGAGGATCGAGGCAAATACGAGGTGTTATTTAAAATTGGCGTGAACTCAAAAGAGATGAAAAAAACAATCCGCGCTCAAGTTGGCTTGATTTTTGGGATTCCGCTTATTTTAGGCATTTTACACAGTGTGTTTGCGTTAAAGGCTTTCTCAACATTGTTTAATATGAATATCGTGACACCTGTGCTCATTTGGATTGTTGTTTATTCTGCAATTTACGGTTTGTATTATATATTAACAGTTTCTTATTTCAATAAAGTGATTCGTCAAAAATTATAATGGAGGAAAAGATAGATGAAAAAGCTATTTATTGCTTTTGGTTTCGTAGTGGCTTTGTTAGTAGCTGGCTTAGTTGTGTTAGCGACAATGGATTTTAACCGTTTAGGGAAAGACCATGTGTACGTGCAAATTACAGAAGATGGCGTAGAAGATCGTTCTGTCGCAACGGATGGGACGGTTTATATGAGCTATTCGTATGAGCAAGTTGCGTACGATGAGGACGGGAAAGAAGTTTTGGTGAAATTTTCGGCGAGCAAAAATTTACGTCATGAAGCATACTTAATGTTATATACAAAAGATGGAAATGAAGTAACGTCTTACGATGAAGTGCAGTACGATGTGCTACCAGCGAAAGTAAAAGCACAATTCAAATAATATTTTTACATTTAATGAAAAATTAAAAGTCATAAAAGGGTGCTGCTCTTTTATGACTTTTTGCTATTTTTGACTTAGAAAGTATAAATTTTTCAAGGAAACCCACAAAAGAAAAGCTATCATTTTAAGCTGTTTTGTTTAATAATCCATTTAAAAAATGCAATGCCATTTATAAAAGGTGGCGAGTATTACGTTTTGTAGCTTTTATTATAAATGTGGCTGGAACAATAGATGCTCTTTGAGTTGAATACCATTTTGAAGGATTTTCTGTAATGGTAGTCGGTAATACAACATCATCGATTACCTTCTCAATGATAAAGCCAGCTTCTATAAGCGTATTAATATATGTACTTAATTTTCGATGGTATATGACAACATTGTTGTGCCACGCTTCATTGTACTCGGGGCCTTCTATATTGTATGATTTTTTTAAAGTGAATGCTGAATTTTCATAGGCTAATCGATCGTGAATAGGGTGCTCCCAACTAAATATGAATGTGCCACCAGGTTTTAAATAACTATGGATATTAGATAATGTCTTTTGTAAATCAACAGTCCATCCTAATGCATAAATGGAATACACTATATCAAAGTATTCAGGTGGTAATCCTGGATTCTCCTCCATAGGTGATTCGAACAAGGTTACTTTACTTTCTTGAGAACGTAGTAACTTTTCAGCTGTTTCAATTTGTTTTGTTGAAAGGTCTAACCCCCACAATTCTTGTGCGCCTTCATTCCCCATATACTGCAATGAATGTCCACTCCCACACCCAATATCTAAAATCTTTTTACCTGCAATAGTTCCGAATAAATTAAGTTGTTCTTCACTTAAAGAAAATGGCCCATATTCCGGAAGAGCTGTTCTGCCATAAAAACGTTCTGCGGATTTTTCCCAGCCTTCCTTATTTATACTCAAAATTTCAGTCAAGTTCATTATAATCTCACAACCCTTTAGTTGGATTAACGTAGCCCAGTTTGAACTGCATTGCAAATTACTTCGACGGATATACTTATTTGTCCTTCAAGATGTATCTAATTGAAATGTTGATATAGAATTAGATAACTAGTAAAACAAATGTAGGCGTAGGTTTTGAAAAAGTTGGGAATTGCATGTGTTGAAAAATTTATAATGAAGCCAACGTGCAATTTCAAAAAGCTTTATAAACAGCCATGACGAAACAAACATATAAATATAATAAGAGGTAGTTCCTACAAGTGTATTTGTAATAAGGGACTGCCTTTTTTTTATAAGCATTGGTTAACGTATTTACAAGGTATATAGATCGATTTTGCTGGAAAGGAGGATATTCTTATGAAGAATAAAAGAGAAATCATGGAGATCATTCAGCAATTGGATCATCATATTGCAGATGATTTTG
This portion of the Solibacillus daqui genome encodes:
- a CDS encoding FtsX-like permease family protein produces the protein MTLFDLALKNIRRNMKSYSLYLGSMVFSICIYFTFVTLKFSDDFADGGSMISTLMNVSSVMLIIFVAIFIAYSNSFFMKKRKKEVGLYSLLGVRKKQIGFLLFFENMVIGMFSLIVGILLGFFASKGILAILIQLMNLDIVSSFTFSGEAVRQTMLLFMIIFFLTSLQGYFVIYQFKLIDLFHAEKKGEALPKAKAIAAILGVAMIGAGYYLASVDMSTSQAWKMLGIITTPLIIVLLVVFGTYLLFHSVTVFILSKMKKNSHFAWRGLNLMTVSQMLYRIRGNAKTLTLIAILSATTITAGGAVFGLYYNIGKEAQKYAPNTFMWQGNSVNIQSDAIIYNENIEVKNSDLNIYNDVYNYAFIKLSQYNKMASLQGKEALTLLGNDAFIMDSFYDARFSDDYTGKTMQVGEQTFTIESFSDESMFNTPSLFVVAVVTDDAYEAIQGEAVSYQMVEMKDEKNQLAVSEKIREQIGESETFSSHPAIYQSMVQSYGALLFAGSFLGLVFLMAMGSVIYFKMITDAEEDRGKYEVLFKIGVNSKEMKKTIRAQVGLIFGIPLILGILHSVFALKAFSTLFNMNIVTPVLIWIVVYSAIYGLYYILTVSYFNKVIRQKL
- a CDS encoding class I SAM-dependent methyltransferase produces the protein MNLTEILSINKEGWEKSAERFYGRTALPEYGPFSLSEEQLNLFGTIAGKKILDIGCGSGHSLQYMGNEGAQELWGLDLSTKQIETAEKLLRSQESKVTLFESPMEENPGLPPEYFDIVYSIYALGWTVDLQKTLSNIHSYLKPGGTFIFSWEHPIHDRLAYENSAFTLKKSYNIEGPEYNEAWHNNVVIYHRKLSTYINTLIEAGFIIEKVIDDVVLPTTITENPSKWYSTQRASIVPATFIIKATKRNTRHLL
- a CDS encoding YxeA family protein, which produces MKKLFIAFGFVVALLVAGLVVLATMDFNRLGKDHVYVQITEDGVEDRSVATDGTVYMSYSYEQVAYDEDGKEVLVKFSASKNLRHEAYLMLYTKDGNEVTSYDEVQYDVLPAKVKAQFK
- a CDS encoding ABC transporter ATP-binding protein, with the translated sequence MTTILQVNNVSKVYGKGQATFEALKNITFDIEQGEFVGVMGPSGAGKSTLLNVLATIDSASSGDIVIDNANIAKMKEEKLADFRRDHLGFIFQDYNLLDSLTVRENIVLPLAIAKVKPAQIKERVETIAAQFGIKGLLDKYPYQISGGQKQRTAASRALVTAPKMIFADEPTGALDSKSATDLLESMSKLNAQQNATIMMVTHDAYAASFCQRILLIKDGELSKELFRGTKSRKQFFQFILEELAATDGDMHDII